Genomic window (Sulfurovum sp. NBC37-1):
TTCCTGTTGTAGTAAAGGAAGTAGAGCGAACTGTCAAAATGGATCCCTATGGCCTGTTCTCCCAGTACTCCATGCTCAGCCAGCACGGACATCATGGATCCTTTCCACTGGGGAAAGGGTTTTTCATTCCGATGTCCGCTCTCGAACTTCTCCCCTTCCAGCACATTCAGTCTTGCAGTCCGTATCGAATCGAACCGTTCCATGGCATCGATAAGCATAACCTCATCCATCCGGACGGCAGCCAGATCATGTGCGACAGATACGACATCACGTATTTCCTCGACAACCGAAGGGAATACCGCTCTCTCACCGGAGATATAGAATTTCATATCCTGATTGACGAAAAGTTTCGAATCTCTCTGCGGTTCTATGGGGATATCGAAGTCAACAAGGAAATCCGCCGCTTCATCCTCCTCGCATTCGACATACGAGACATAGGTCATCCCGTGATTGATCAGTTCCCGTGCCAAAAGCATGGTCATCCCATCATCAGGATATTTGACCAATACCGTTGAACCATAGAGCGCCTTCAATACATCACTCTTGGTAGAGACACGTAGGAGAGGACGCTCTATGCTCATGAGTGCATTGAACTCCTGCGTAACCATCATCAAGTGTTCATTGAGTCCCTTGGCGTCAGCCATCAGAAGGACACTCCCCTCCAATGGTGTCCCACCGGAAGGAAAGTAGAATTTCCGGTATCCGTTGGCAGTCTTCATCAAAACACTCTTGCCTTTTTTAATAGCAGCGGCACTCACCTCAAAAAGTTTTCGGTAACTTCCCTTGTCATTGGCATAACGCTCGGATTTTCCATCATTCATCTTTAGCGAGATCCCACAGTCCACACAGGAAATCAGGGGATAATCCTTACGCAAAGGATTGTTCTTCATCTCTTGATGGCAGGCATCACAAGGCACAAGGAACTTCATGGTACTGTTAGCTCTTTTATAAGGGTATGCTGTCATAAAAGGATGCTGTGAAGCACAGGAATTGCAGGAAGTAAATGGATAGTAGTAGCGCCTGCTGCTGACATCAAACATCTCTTTTTGACAGCTTGGACATAAAGAAATATTCAGGGGCATACTGATTTTTTTGATCTTGGTGACCTCTGGTTTCTTTTCAGAAAAATAATGCCGACTCTTACCAAGAAAAATAGATGCAGGCAGAGTGTCGTTCAGCCCAAGCAGGAATGGCTCTATCTTCTCATCCTCTTTATTGAAAATGATCGAAATATGTTTTTTTGATTGTATCACTTCATTATTGATACCAAATGCATTGCTGTAAACTGCGATAAGATCAGAAATATAGGTTTTGTTCGAGGCGAATTCCATCTCGAAGATAAAATACATGGATATCCTTGGTAGAATTGGATTAAAATGGTTTGGGTGCAATCGGATTGGCATAGTCGTCGATGATCGTTTCAAAAGAAATCTCGTTCTTTTCTTTCTTCTGCAACACGATACCCGATCTTTCCAATTCTTCAAGCGTAGCTTCTACAAGCTTTGGCATATGTTTCAGCACAGAAGGTGTCAGACCATTACGTACATCTATGATGTCTTCCGGAATCATCGTAATGAGCTGTACTTCTCCCATATCTTCATGAAAAGAGCAGATCTCAAGCATCATCGTGATCTCGACTTCATTGGCTGTTTGGCGCGTAGCACCCTGTGCCATCACCTCATCGGCCGATTCACTGTGGATTGTTCCGACCTCACCGTTTTTGGAACCGGTTCCCACTATGATGATCTTATCATATTCCTGATAGTAGGTCATCAGAGTAAAGCCGAGCGTTCCGCCCTCGATCACAGTCAGGTTTTCCGGCAGGTAATAGTTCTCTTCGATATACTTGACAAGATAGGCACCAAGTCCTTCATCGTGGAACATGATGTTCCCGATGCCTATCAATGCTACTTTATGATGTGACAAGCTGTTATTCCGGTACAATAAAGAGGATTACCCCTCTTTATCTTCCTTGACAAACTTTGTTCCGCCAACCACTATCGCAATGTCACTCTCTTTCCAGAAGATCGTTCTCCAGACCTGATAATAAATATGAAAGGCCACCCAGGTAATAATCAGCCACATGGAAAGATGATGCACAATACGTACATCCATCAGTGTAGGCATCGCACCGCCTCCAAGCAGCCATGCACTTGCAGGGATCGTCCAGTCCGTTGCCCAGTGCAACATGGCAGGCCACCACTTTCCAATACTGCTCAAGCCAGATTCAAGACCGTGTACATAAAGTTGCAGTCCGGTCAGAAGCATCCAAAGCAAGAGCACATGGAAGATAAAGAAAAATACCGCATTGAAACTGTCTGAGTGACTTGATTCAAAATTCTTTCTCCGGTTGAGCGTCAACAGGTTGATCAACACTTCGAAGAACTCTTTAATATTCGCTCCTGTCGGTATGATCTTCTTGTATGGTTTTTCAAACCTTGAGAAGAAATAGAGATATGCGATGACAATACTACTTACATCAAATATAATGGCTACCATAAAATGAACCCATCTGTTCCACGCCATCACATATTTGTCTACGGCAGGGTCCGCTATGAAGGTCTGATAGTACGGATGCCCGATATAGAGGCCCGTGATAACGGCAGCCACCATACAAATGGCGACGACCCAGTGATTAAGCCTCATGAAAACTGTCATCCGTTTGACTTGTTTATATCCAGGTTTTGACATATTGTCCTCCTTAGAATGCACAGGTAGGATCAACTTTGTAGACAGCCAATTCCTTACCTTTTGTATCGACCACATGCACCGCACAGGCGATACATGGGTCGAAACTGTGGATCGTCCGTATGATCTCAAGCGGCTCTTCAGGATTGGCGACCTTCGTTCCGATCAGACTTCCTTCATAGGCACCGATCTCCCCTTTCGGTCCTCTTGGACCGGCATTCCAGGTAGACGGAACCACAGCTTGATAATTCTCGACTTTTCCGTTCTTTACCTTCACCCAATGCCCCAATGATCCTCTCGGTGCTTCTGCAAGGCCCATTCCTTTGGTATCCACACTGACTTTGTCAAAATCGAACTCGGTCCAGGTAGACAGATCACCAGAGGCAGCGTTCTTGGCCAACTCATCAACCCATTCCATCATTACATCACCCATGAGTTCGGTCTCGATGGCCCTTGCAGCTGTTCTTCCCACTGTCGAGAAGAGTACTGTCACAGGGAGATTTGCTCTCTTAAGGAAGTTCCCAACATATTTTGTAATTCGTTTATCCCCTTTGACATAGCCAATAACCATTCGGGCCAATGGTCCTACTTCCACTTTCTTGCCGTCGTACAGTGGTGACTTGATCCAGGAATATTTTTCTTCTGTTTTAAGGTACGAATAACCGTCCGCTTTCTTCTCAAGACCTGTATATTTAGGGATCGTTGTTCCTTCATATGGATGTTCGGGTGCCCCAGTACCCTCATACCATGAGTGTGTCACATCTTCCGTGATCTTGTTGGGATCTACATCCAATGCTTTACTGATATCTCCGTCAAGTACCAATCCTGAAGGGAAAAGCATCTCTGAATTGTAAAAACCTGTATCATCCAGTCTGAAATCACCATAGCTCATATAGGAGAGTATCCCTCCACCGGTTCCCCCGACTCCTTTGAGTGTTGCATCTTTATCTGTTGCTTCATCGGCATACATCGTTCCAGCCATATAGATATCAGGAAGGTATGCACCCTTTATAAATTCATTTGATTCCTGTAGGAGCTGTTTGAATAGAGCTATCCTTGCCGGATTCTTAATATCCTGAACACAGGTCACGCCACCAACTACAATACTTTGCGGATGCGGGTTCTTTCCGCCGAATATCGCCTGCATTTTTGCCATGTCCCTCTGGATATCCAGTGCTTTAAGGTAGTGTGCCACACCAATGAGGTTCTGTTCAGGTGTCAGCTTGTAGTGCGGATTGCCCCAGTACCCGTTTCCAAAGATACCCAAACGCCCTTCTTTGACAAACTTGACGATACGGTCCTGAACTGCTTTGAAATCTGCAGCACCGGAAATAGACGGTTTATGCCCTGCAACATCTGCCCATTTTTGTGCCTCAGCTGCCGTAGCTGTCGGGTTTGCTTTTGTTGCAGAGACGACATCGACAAAGTCAAGCGCATGCAGATGGTAGAAGTGTACCAGGTGGTCATGCACGTAGAGTGCACCCTGAATGAGATTTCTTACAAGTCTTGCATTTTTGGGAATCGTGATCTTGAATGCATCTTCGACAGCTTCTATACTTCTCTGGTAGTGTGTACCCGTACAGACACCGCAGATACGCATCGCCATCAGACCACAGTCACGAGGGTCACGTCCTTTTAGGATCGTCTCGATCCCTCTGAACATCGTCGAGGAACTCCATGCATCCACGATTTTGTTGTTCTCATCGATGATCGCTTCGATTCTGAGGTGACCTTCGATCCTGGTAATAGGATCTACGATAATATGTTTCTTGCCGACTTTCGGTGCTGCCTCCGCTGCAGGGGCTTTTGTCTCTTCTGTTTTAGGAGCCGCACTCTCTGCCGCTGCTGCTGTTTCTTCTGTTACTGTTGTTGTATTATTCTCTGGCATTATGCTTCCTCCTCGTTACTTTTTTTACCTGCTACCGCACTTGCTGCCGCATGAATGGCAATACCGATACCTGCCGCTGTCAGCAACCCGAGCCCGAACTCATCGACAGTTTTTTCCACACCGCCTGTCGGTGCTTTGATATTGGCATTTGCCATCGGTCTTTCATAGGCGTATTTGTCCCAAAAGTCAGGTTCAGAACAACCGATACATCCACGTCCTACGCCCACCGGCCAGTTCACCGCTTCATTATAACGGATAATCGAACAGTTGTTGAAGGTCATCGGTCCCTTACATCCAACCTTGTAGAGACAGAAGTTGTTCTTCGCCCCTTCATCGCCCCACTCTTCGACATATTCACCCGCATCAAAATGTGCACGTCTCTCACAGTTGTCATGGATACGGTATCCGAATGCAAATTTCGGTCTCAGTAGAGAATCAAGTTCCGGTATGGAACCGGTCAATACATAGTGAAGGATTACTCCTACCATATTGGATGGGTTCGCAGGACAAGCAGGAATGTTAATAATCGGCTTGCCTTTAACCACATCCATAACCCCCACTGCATCAGTAGGATTTGGTGCTGCTGCCGGGATTCCACCGAAGGTTGCGCAGGAACCTACTGCCACAAGTGCTGCTGCATCTTTAGCCAAACGTTGTAAATGATCGTGGAATGTCTCGGCATGTGCACCCAGAGTCCCATATTGACCATTCATTCCCATAGGAATCGCACCTTCTACAAAAAGAAGATATTTCCCTTTGAAATGTTCAACTGCATCTTCAAGTTGCTTTTCTGCCTGATGTCCGGCGGCTGCCATCAACGTTTCATTGAATTCAAGAGAAATAATGTCCAGAATAATATCGTCTATCTTGGGTCCGTCACTTCGAATGAGCGCTTCGGTATTGCCTGCGCAGTCAGACAGTTCGATCCAGATGACAGGCAGTCTGTTCATCATGACTGCCGCTTCGGCAACCAGTGGCGTAAAAGAAGCAGGAAGCATGAGCATCGCAGTCGTAGCCGATGCCCACTTGAGGAAATCTCTTCTCTCGAGCCCTTCTTCCTCGATACTTTGCATGAAGTCCATCCGATTGTTGAGCGGTTTGAGTTTTTTCAACTCATCCAGTCTCGCCCGGCATCGGTCATACAACTCATTATAGTAGGCATCGCCCCTGTTGGTCTCTACCTTCGCACTTTGTGCCGTAAAAAGTTTCTTTACAGACTCTTGCTTGTCTATGCTCATACTCCACTCCTTTTGTAAAAATGAATACCTATTCAGTATTCTAGGAAAAATAAACTTAAACTGTATTGATTAATGATTCATTTTGATGAAAAAATATTTTAATTTATTTGTTGTTATAATAATTATTCATTGGATTTATTGTGCAGTACAAACAGAGCAGACATCAAAAG
Coding sequences:
- a CDS encoding HyaD/HybD family hydrogenase maturation endopeptidase, producing MSHHKVALIGIGNIMFHDEGLGAYLVKYIEENYYLPENLTVIEGGTLGFTLMTYYQEYDKIIIVGTGSKNGEVGTIHSESADEVMAQGATRQTANEVEITMMLEICSFHEDMGEVQLITMIPEDIIDVRNGLTPSVLKHMPKLVEATLEELERSGIVLQKKEKNEISFETIIDDYANPIAPKPF
- a CDS encoding cytochrome b/b6 domain-containing protein — translated: MSKPGYKQVKRMTVFMRLNHWVVAICMVAAVITGLYIGHPYYQTFIADPAVDKYVMAWNRWVHFMVAIIFDVSSIVIAYLYFFSRFEKPYKKIIPTGANIKEFFEVLINLLTLNRRKNFESSHSDSFNAVFFFIFHVLLLWMLLTGLQLYVHGLESGLSSIGKWWPAMLHWATDWTIPASAWLLGGGAMPTLMDVRIVHHLSMWLIITWVAFHIYYQVWRTIFWKESDIAIVVGGTKFVKEDKEG
- a CDS encoding nickel-dependent hydrogenase large subunit, which encodes MPENNTTTVTEETAAAAESAAPKTEETKAPAAEAAPKVGKKHIIVDPITRIEGHLRIEAIIDENNKIVDAWSSSTMFRGIETILKGRDPRDCGLMAMRICGVCTGTHYQRSIEAVEDAFKITIPKNARLVRNLIQGALYVHDHLVHFYHLHALDFVDVVSATKANPTATAAEAQKWADVAGHKPSISGAADFKAVQDRIVKFVKEGRLGIFGNGYWGNPHYKLTPEQNLIGVAHYLKALDIQRDMAKMQAIFGGKNPHPQSIVVGGVTCVQDIKNPARIALFKQLLQESNEFIKGAYLPDIYMAGTMYADEATDKDATLKGVGGTGGGILSYMSYGDFRLDDTGFYNSEMLFPSGLVLDGDISKALDVDPNKITEDVTHSWYEGTGAPEHPYEGTTIPKYTGLEKKADGYSYLKTEEKYSWIKSPLYDGKKVEVGPLARMVIGYVKGDKRITKYVGNFLKRANLPVTVLFSTVGRTAARAIETELMGDVMMEWVDELAKNAASGDLSTWTEFDFDKVSVDTKGMGLAEAPRGSLGHWVKVKNGKVENYQAVVPSTWNAGPRGPKGEIGAYEGSLIGTKVANPEEPLEIIRTIHSFDPCIACAVHVVDTKGKELAVYKVDPTCAF
- a CDS encoding hydrogenase small subunit, yielding MSIDKQESVKKLFTAQSAKVETNRGDAYYNELYDRCRARLDELKKLKPLNNRMDFMQSIEEEGLERRDFLKWASATTAMLMLPASFTPLVAEAAVMMNRLPVIWIELSDCAGNTEALIRSDGPKIDDIILDIISLEFNETLMAAAGHQAEKQLEDAVEHFKGKYLLFVEGAIPMGMNGQYGTLGAHAETFHDHLQRLAKDAAALVAVGSCATFGGIPAAAPNPTDAVGVMDVVKGKPIINIPACPANPSNMVGVILHYVLTGSIPELDSLLRPKFAFGYRIHDNCERRAHFDAGEYVEEWGDEGAKNNFCLYKVGCKGPMTFNNCSIIRYNEAVNWPVGVGRGCIGCSEPDFWDKYAYERPMANANIKAPTGGVEKTVDEFGLGLLTAAGIGIAIHAAASAVAGKKSNEEEA